The Rhopalosiphum maidis isolate BTI-1 chromosome 1, ASM367621v3, whole genome shotgun sequence genome has a segment encoding these proteins:
- the LOC113557436 gene encoding uncharacterized protein LOC113557436, whose protein sequence is METASEEAPKRALDEADDGDGTKKLKTDAEVHQFLPTVEKIRNVEDPIKWSLLPSIVYNLLMLFKKTEKSNSVEDKQASKQDKLDNGLKVLSNQYYQEKLLNDAFKHDHLKEVDRCNKINIKESNLKVLNTTKVSIQNLNKLESTSNYITENVPKIAPSITKALPIQLSAENTDVHKVEQQIDDKSIKTTSVVKNKLTPTHNVNHVSVYRKNIPCTVPSTNDISKAVMSTESVSNAATSANSIYNTSLLASGTDIFNTSLYTSTNSVYNIPIVTSKISIPNTPILISTDSISSTAMFSSANNNTIIVPEDSVHQVISRTENNFRKQIFELLNKNCIVGISKIPLTKPSSCSCKYCTTVTSLSIKQSAAYNLLFALSDNLNHNKSYYNMEFSNVPDTIGSISATNDCYLNKSNIPPYKCEKSLINTESPKNIWINQLTSLISKNDTSKKYHKTNKVNASVKLNLQNVINNVHKATRQIKSHLSFCNKCKRSNLNKPGNCKCNVSLSTSYKHNE, encoded by the exons ATGGAAACCGCCAGCGAAGAAGCTCCTAAACGGGCGTTGGATGAAGCCGACGACGGTGACGGTACGAAAAAGCTGAAAACTGACGCGGAAGTTCATCAGTTCTTGCCGACGGtggaaaaaataagaaatgtgGAGGATCCGATAAAATGGAGTTTGCTGCCTTCGATCGTGTACAATTTGCTCATGCTATTCAAGAAAACGGAAAAATCGAATTCTGTCGAGGACAAACAAGCGAGCAAACAA GATAAACTTGATAATGGTCTTAAAGTTTtatcaaatcaatattatcaagaaaaacttttaaatgatGCCTTCAAACATGATCATTTGAAAGAGGTTGATAGatgcaataaaattaatattaaagaatccAATTTAAAAGTTCTAAATACTACAAAAGTTTCCATCCAAAATCTGAATAAATTAGAATCCACATCAAACTATATAACAGAAAATGTTCCAAAAATAGCACCATCAATTACAAAAGCTTTGCCAATTCAACTGTCTGCAGAGAATACTGATGTTCataag gtTGAACAACAAATAGATGACAAATCAATCAAAACAACTAGTGTTGTCAAGAACAAGCTTACACCTACACACAATGTTAATCATGTATCTGTATATAGGAAAAATATTCCTTGTACAGTGCCATCTACAAATGATATCTCTAAAGCAGTTATGTCTACAGAAAGTGTTTCTAATGCAGCTACATCTgccaatagtatttataatacttcccTTCTTGCATCTGGaactgatatttttaatacttcttTGTATACATCTACaaatagtgtttataatattcctaTTGTTACATCTAAAATTAGTATTCCTAATACCCCTATACTTATTTCTACAGATAGTATTTCTAGTACCGCTATGTTTTCATCtgcaaataacaatacaataattgtaccTGAGGATAGTGTTCATCAAGTTATTTCTAgaacagaaaataattttagaaagcAAATATTTgagcttttaaataaaaattgtattgttggtatttcaaaaatacctTTAACTAAACCATCTTCATGTAGTTGTAAGTATTGTACAACTGTGACTAGCTTATCGATAAAACAATCGGCAGCATATAATCTTTTATTTGCATTAagtgataatttaaatcacaataaatcatattataatatggaattTTCAAATGTACCAGATACTATTGGTTCTATTTCTGCTACAAACGACTGTTATTTGAACAAATCAAATATACCACCttataaatgtgaaaaatcattaattaatactgaatctccaaaaaatatttggattaaTCAGTTAACTTCTTTGATCAGTAAAAATGATACatccaaaaaatatcataaaactaataaagttAATGCTTCGGTAAAATTGAACTtgcaaaatgttattaataacgtgCATAAAGCCACTCGACAAATTAAATCACATCTTTCGTTTTGTAACAAATGTAAAAGATCAAATTTGAATAAGCCTGGTAattgtaaatgtaatgtatctCTAAGCACATCTTATAAGCATAATgagtaa